The Novosphingobium kaempferiae genome includes a window with the following:
- a CDS encoding DUF2279 domain-containing protein: protein MRNRYGCWTAMGLFACLTATPACAEALESSIPEENAPFRIAAPQTLAGIAPEHWDLDDIARAERGAATEARLAALPQEAQPAPAAYGPPAPPSPSDPAAAPSITDGPPPRDANGHVPREFSTHRGFFRQTGAVGTELALLSAYVGAQSIPKLFKPTTGFHFKDEGWFGKDTHNIGVDKLTHAYNTYLIAELLHYRIHRNTGGSEGDALTAGILAAGLMAINEISDAIEPDSGYSMQDVTMNIAGAAFSVLRNTVPGLKEKVAFKLEIIPNGNIYSHVGKKHYEQQRFMFSLKGAGFEGLERSPLKYLDLQVGYYASDFLNSDRDRGITPKRHLFVGVGLNLGELLFAKSGSRIGRAAYSVLDYLQVPYTSLRYDTTGRFGN from the coding sequence ATGAGGAACCGCTACGGGTGCTGGACGGCGATGGGGCTGTTCGCCTGCCTCACGGCCACTCCGGCCTGCGCCGAGGCGCTGGAAAGCTCCATTCCGGAGGAAAACGCGCCGTTCCGGATCGCGGCACCGCAAACCCTCGCCGGCATCGCCCCGGAGCACTGGGATCTCGACGACATCGCCCGCGCCGAACGCGGCGCCGCGACCGAGGCGCGCCTCGCCGCGCTGCCGCAGGAGGCGCAGCCCGCGCCCGCCGCCTACGGCCCGCCCGCACCGCCGTCGCCGTCCGACCCCGCCGCCGCGCCTTCGATCACCGACGGCCCGCCGCCGCGCGACGCCAACGGCCACGTCCCGCGCGAATTTTCCACGCATCGCGGCTTCTTCCGCCAGACCGGCGCGGTCGGCACCGAGCTCGCGCTGCTGAGCGCCTACGTCGGCGCGCAGTCGATCCCCAAGCTGTTCAAGCCGACCACCGGCTTCCACTTCAAGGACGAGGGGTGGTTCGGCAAGGACACCCACAACATCGGCGTCGACAAGCTCACCCACGCCTACAACACCTACCTCATCGCCGAGCTGCTGCACTACCGCATCCACCGCAACACCGGCGGCTCGGAAGGCGATGCGCTGACCGCGGGCATCCTCGCCGCAGGGCTGATGGCGATCAACGAGATCTCCGACGCGATCGAGCCCGACAGCGGCTATTCGATGCAGGACGTGACGATGAACATCGCCGGCGCCGCCTTCTCGGTGCTGCGCAACACGGTGCCCGGCCTCAAGGAAAAGGTGGCCTTCAAGCTGGAGATCATCCCCAACGGCAACATCTACAGCCACGTCGGCAAGAAGCACTACGAGCAGCAGCGCTTCATGTTCTCGCTGAAGGGCGCCGGGTTCGAGGGGCTGGAGCGCAGCCCGCTGAAGTACCTCGACCTCCAGGTCGGCTACTACGCCAGCGACTTCCTCAACAGCGACCGGGACAGGGGGATCACCCCCAAGCGCCACCTGTTCGTCGGCGTCGGCCTGAACCTGGGCGAACTGCTCTTCGCCAAGTCCGGGTCGCGCATCGGCCGGGCGGCGTACTCGGTGCTCGACTATCTGCAGGTGCCCTATACCTCGCTGCGCTACGACACGACGGGGCGGTTCGGGAACTGA
- a CDS encoding sterol desaturase family protein, whose protein sequence is MFKSERLEKLTLISPRTFAVSWAVLLPLIAWAGWGWASPLQALALVAVGLMAWTLFEYAMHRYLFHLDSKVKAVRWLVFLIHGNHHDSPNDPMRGLMPLPVSIGVGLLVWAGCEAALGMAGTWAFLGFMTGYVIYDAVHYACHQFPMRGRIGAMLKRHHMRHHYVDDEGNFAISAIFWDRVFGSRITSLKR, encoded by the coding sequence TTGTTCAAAAGCGAGCGCCTGGAAAAGCTTACCCTGATCTCGCCGCGAACCTTCGCGGTGAGCTGGGCGGTGCTGCTCCCGCTGATCGCATGGGCCGGGTGGGGCTGGGCGAGCCCGCTGCAGGCCCTCGCGCTGGTCGCCGTGGGCCTCATGGCGTGGACGCTGTTCGAGTATGCGATGCACCGCTACCTGTTCCACCTCGACAGCAAGGTGAAGGCGGTGCGCTGGCTGGTGTTCCTGATCCACGGCAACCACCACGACAGTCCGAACGACCCGATGCGCGGCCTCATGCCGCTGCCGGTGAGCATCGGTGTCGGCCTGCTCGTCTGGGCAGGGTGCGAGGCGGCGCTGGGCATGGCGGGAACCTGGGCGTTCCTCGGCTTCATGACCGGCTACGTGATCTACGACGCGGTGCATTACGCCTGCCACCAGTTCCCCATGCGCGGCCGCATCGGCGCGATGCTCAAGCGCCACCACATGCGCCACCACTACGTCGACGACGAAGGCAACTTCGCGATCTCGGCGATCTTCTGGGACCGCGTGTTCGGATCGCGGATCACCTCGCTCAAGCGCTGA
- a CDS encoding SDR family NAD(P)-dependent oxidoreductase, with translation MTGASGGLGGALARHYAKAGVRLSLWGRDPARLAAIAADCRAAGAQAQVRSLDIGDVDAALAALAEDDAEERFDLALFASGRGDVRAAGDLVEDAAMVARMGTVNFTAPAALSAALAARMAERKSGRIVLVGSAAAFHALPFAAAYSGTKAGLARFADALRIGVARHGVSVTLVSPGFIDTAAGRKVPGPKPMLMTADAVAARIARAAVRRQAHLVLPWPFIALRWLDRLLPRLLRDRVLGGLAPPG, from the coding sequence GTGACCGGCGCCTCGGGCGGGCTCGGTGGGGCGCTGGCGCGGCACTATGCGAAGGCCGGTGTCCGGTTGTCCCTGTGGGGCCGCGATCCGGCGCGCCTGGCGGCGATCGCGGCGGATTGCCGGGCTGCGGGGGCGCAGGCGCAGGTGCGCTCGCTCGATATCGGCGACGTCGACGCGGCGCTGGCGGCGCTGGCGGAGGACGACGCGGAAGAACGGTTCGATCTGGCGCTATTCGCCTCGGGCCGGGGCGACGTGCGCGCGGCGGGCGACCTCGTCGAGGACGCGGCGATGGTGGCGCGGATGGGCACGGTCAACTTCACCGCCCCTGCCGCGCTCTCGGCGGCGTTGGCGGCGCGGATGGCGGAGCGGAAATCGGGCCGCATCGTGCTGGTCGGCTCGGCGGCGGCGTTCCACGCCCTGCCCTTCGCGGCGGCCTATTCGGGCACCAAGGCGGGCCTCGCGCGCTTCGCCGACGCGCTGCGGATCGGCGTCGCGCGCCACGGGGTGAGCGTGACGCTGGTCTCCCCCGGCTTCATCGACACTGCCGCAGGCCGCAAGGTGCCGGGGCCCAAGCCGATGCTGATGACGGCGGACGCGGTGGCCGCACGCATCGCCAGGGCGGCGGTGCGGCGGCAGGCGCACCTCGTCCTGCCCTGGCCTTTCATCGCGCTGCGCTGGCTCGACCGCCTGCTCCCCCGCCTCCTGCGCGACCGCGTGCTGGGCGGCCTGGCCCCGCCGGGGTGA
- a CDS encoding LTA synthase family protein, protein MTFDGPTFAASLIGAGLLDALVRPRKSLQGGENPGFLRSGAGLWLLACMTTALYGGFLAICGNGAVAMVLALAVQALLAVASNAKHAMLGEPLLFSDLALIGAVFRHPQFYLSAVAVWQRVAAGIVGAVLLGLVAWLSIADAAAHLSGLVLMGGGLLALALSLRLPPWRALAQVPDAHADTCRHGLLPVLLLYWLRWRAGRDPAPCAAVARQAETDAPELVIVIQCESFADPVELFGDPALALPALEAARASACRWGNLNVSGFGAYTMRTEYGVLFGRDEAALGFRRYDPYLTATGEGSYALPARLGPTWRSLFVHPHDMRFYGRDRIMPAGGFAALVGEDRFAPPGPGEGRYVTDAAMADEIMALAEAATQPTLLYAVTIENHGPWETEAGVELVEGYMHLVRKGDVMLATLSARMAALGRPALLVFFGDHRPSIPGATAPGGDRHTPYVMLRMDSAGRVLPGDNRREDLTPAELHHAILGQVLGH, encoded by the coding sequence GTGACCTTCGACGGACCGACATTCGCGGCAAGCCTCATCGGCGCAGGGCTGCTGGACGCGCTGGTGCGGCCGCGCAAGTCCTTGCAGGGCGGCGAAAATCCCGGATTCCTGCGCAGCGGCGCGGGGCTCTGGCTGCTCGCCTGCATGACGACGGCGCTCTACGGCGGGTTCCTCGCGATCTGCGGCAACGGCGCGGTGGCGATGGTGCTGGCGCTGGCGGTGCAGGCGCTGCTCGCGGTCGCCTCCAACGCCAAGCACGCCATGCTCGGCGAACCGTTGCTGTTTTCGGACCTGGCGTTGATCGGCGCGGTGTTCCGCCATCCCCAGTTTTATCTTTCCGCCGTGGCGGTGTGGCAGCGGGTGGCGGCCGGCATCGTCGGCGCGGTGCTGCTCGGCCTCGTCGCGTGGCTTTCGATCGCGGACGCGGCGGCGCACCTCAGCGGCCTCGTGCTCATGGGGGGAGGGCTCCTCGCGCTCGCGCTCTCGCTGCGCCTGCCGCCCTGGCGCGCGCTGGCGCAAGTGCCCGACGCCCATGCCGACACCTGCCGCCATGGCCTGCTGCCGGTGCTGCTGCTCTACTGGCTGCGCTGGCGCGCCGGGCGCGATCCGGCGCCATGTGCGGCCGTCGCCCGGCAGGCTGAGACAGATGCCCCCGAACTGGTGATCGTCATCCAGTGCGAGAGCTTCGCCGATCCGGTCGAACTGTTCGGCGATCCGGCGCTGGCGCTGCCCGCGCTGGAGGCCGCGCGCGCCTCGGCCTGCCGGTGGGGCAACCTGAACGTCAGCGGCTTCGGCGCCTATACCATGCGCACCGAGTACGGCGTCCTGTTCGGGCGCGACGAGGCCGCGCTCGGCTTCCGCCGCTACGATCCGTACCTTACCGCCACCGGAGAGGGCTCCTACGCGCTGCCCGCAAGGCTCGGCCCGACATGGCGCAGCCTGTTCGTCCACCCGCACGACATGCGCTTCTACGGCCGCGACCGGATCATGCCCGCGGGCGGCTTCGCCGCGCTGGTCGGCGAGGACCGCTTCGCCCCGCCGGGGCCGGGGGAGGGCCGCTACGTCACCGACGCGGCGATGGCGGACGAGATCATGGCGCTGGCCGAGGCCGCGACGCAGCCGACGCTGCTCTACGCCGTCACCATCGAGAACCACGGGCCCTGGGAGACCGAGGCGGGGGTTGAGCTGGTGGAAGGCTACATGCACCTCGTCCGCAAGGGCGACGTGATGCTGGCGACGCTTTCGGCGCGGATGGCGGCGCTGGGGCGCCCGGCATTGCTGGTGTTCTTCGGCGACCACCGCCCCAGCATCCCCGGCGCGACCGCTCCGGGCGGAGACCGGCACACGCCCTACGTGATGCTGCGGATGGACTCTGCGGGCAGGGTGCTGCCGGGAGACAACCGCCGCGAAGACCTCACCCCTGCGGAACTGCACCACGCGATCCTCGGGCAAGTGCTGGGACACTGA
- a CDS encoding capsule biosynthesis protein, protein MPEYRTTATGPSAGFSSGPSGFASGREPAPRKRTVLLLQGLMGPLFRRLGQGLIAAGHQVHKVNFNGGDRAFWRLPNGIDYRGTLADWPDAFAALVDEIGATDVVLFGDCRDHHMPAIRICRDLGVPVHVFEEGYIRPDWVTLELGGVNGHSSLPRDPAWYRATAAALPPVPPHAQVPSSFRRRALEGLGYNVADVLSRWYYPGWSNHRPWHPVVEGMGWFRKLRRRKEREGSAAVLMARLTASRAPYFLFPLQLDSDAQIRLHSPFAGIADALRLVIGSFAAHAPAGTRLVVKEHPLDNGVRDWRQVTADMAALFGVEDRVDYLAWGDIVAVTRGAQGVVTINSTSGTFALAEGLPVVVLGHAVYDIADITYQNGIDAFWNDPVPPSPETFAAFRRVLIERCLIPGGFFSEEALEKVVRHAVARLEGHPIAPE, encoded by the coding sequence ATGCCTGAATATCGAACCACGGCAACCGGACCTTCAGCCGGATTTTCGAGCGGACCCTCGGGGTTCGCAAGCGGGCGCGAGCCCGCGCCGCGCAAGCGCACCGTGCTGCTGCTCCAGGGCCTGATGGGGCCGCTGTTCCGCCGTCTCGGCCAGGGGCTGATCGCCGCCGGGCACCAGGTCCACAAGGTCAACTTCAACGGCGGCGACCGCGCGTTCTGGCGGCTGCCCAATGGCATCGACTATCGCGGCACGCTGGCCGACTGGCCCGATGCCTTCGCCGCGCTGGTCGACGAGATCGGCGCGACCGACGTCGTGCTGTTCGGCGACTGCCGCGACCATCACATGCCCGCGATCCGCATCTGCCGCGATCTGGGCGTGCCGGTCCACGTCTTCGAGGAAGGCTATATCCGGCCCGACTGGGTGACGCTGGAGCTGGGGGGCGTCAACGGCCACTCCTCGCTGCCGCGCGACCCGGCGTGGTATCGCGCGACCGCGGCCGCCCTCCCCCCGGTACCGCCCCATGCGCAAGTGCCCTCCTCGTTCCGCCGCCGCGCGCTCGAAGGGCTCGGCTACAACGTCGCCGACGTGCTCAGCCGCTGGTACTATCCGGGCTGGAGCAACCATCGCCCCTGGCATCCGGTAGTCGAGGGCATGGGCTGGTTCCGCAAGCTGCGCCGCCGCAAGGAGCGCGAAGGCTCTGCCGCCGTGCTGATGGCGCGGCTGACGGCGTCCAGGGCGCCCTACTTCCTGTTCCCGCTGCAACTCGATTCCGACGCGCAGATCCGCCTGCACTCGCCTTTCGCCGGGATCGCCGATGCGCTGAGGCTGGTGATCGGCTCGTTCGCTGCGCATGCCCCCGCTGGCACGCGCCTGGTGGTCAAGGAGCACCCGCTCGACAACGGCGTGCGCGACTGGCGGCAGGTGACGGCGGACATGGCCGCGCTGTTCGGCGTGGAGGACCGCGTCGACTACCTTGCCTGGGGGGATATCGTGGCGGTCACGCGCGGCGCGCAGGGCGTCGTCACGATCAACAGCACCAGCGGCACTTTCGCGCTCGCCGAGGGGCTGCCGGTGGTGGTGCTGGGCCATGCGGTCTACGACATCGCCGACATCACCTATCAGAACGGCATCGACGCCTTCTGGAACGATCCCGTGCCCCCCTCGCCCGAGACTTTCGCGGCGTTCCGGCGGGTGCTGATCGAGCGCTGCCTGATCCCCGGCGGCTTCTT